The Gordonia sp. KTR9 genome contains a region encoding:
- a CDS encoding MDR family MFS transporter, with product MTDSPSGADTVAHDDEVAGAGLTHRQILTILAGLMMGMFLAALDQTIVSTAIRTIADDLQGYDMQAWVTTAYLVTATIVTPLYGKLSDLYGRKPFFLLAISIFIVGSLLCTIATSMYELAAFRAFQGLGAGGLMTLALTTIGDIVPPRERAKYQGYFLAVFGTSSVLGPVLGGLFAGQTTILWVAGWRWVFLVNVPIGLVALFVVYKVLNYDQQKGVGGRTDYWGATALAVAVAPLLIVAEQGRQWGWSSGLSILCYVIGVLGIAAFIWIEHKMGDDALIPLRVFQNRVFSQGIIISVVIGAVMFGGISMLPQYFQVLRGSSPMVAGLQMLPMVLGLMTGSILSGQLISRTGRYKIFTIIGAVLITAATFLLHLVGTDTPVYLVMLMAALLGFGLGNLMQPITLAMQNILPPTDMGLSTGTATFFRQIGGTLGVAVFFSMLFSFMGPSIQDEMVAAAAQPEYRAAVVEASQSSDPQVSAFGQSLIAAAQNPGAAAGSSDSVMSDTSVIEKLPTEVAQPIKEGFADSMDRVFLAVSIISLLAIIGTITWKELPLRQGRPIGAPGSTPAS from the coding sequence ATGACAGACTCCCCGTCGGGCGCCGACACAGTGGCCCACGACGATGAGGTCGCCGGTGCCGGACTGACCCATCGCCAGATCCTGACCATCCTGGCCGGACTCATGATGGGCATGTTCCTAGCCGCGCTCGACCAGACCATCGTGTCGACTGCGATCCGGACCATCGCCGACGACCTGCAGGGCTACGACATGCAGGCCTGGGTGACCACGGCCTACCTCGTCACCGCGACGATCGTGACACCCCTGTACGGCAAACTGTCCGACCTCTACGGCCGCAAACCGTTCTTCCTGCTGGCGATCTCGATCTTCATCGTCGGTTCGTTGCTGTGCACGATCGCCACGTCGATGTACGAGCTGGCCGCGTTCCGCGCTTTCCAGGGACTCGGCGCGGGCGGGCTGATGACCCTCGCCTTGACCACCATCGGCGACATCGTGCCGCCGCGCGAACGTGCGAAGTACCAGGGCTACTTCCTCGCCGTGTTCGGTACCTCCAGTGTTCTCGGCCCGGTCCTCGGTGGCCTGTTCGCCGGCCAGACGACGATTCTGTGGGTGGCCGGCTGGCGCTGGGTGTTCCTCGTGAACGTGCCGATCGGCCTCGTCGCACTCTTCGTGGTCTACAAGGTGCTCAACTACGACCAGCAGAAGGGTGTCGGCGGGCGTACCGACTACTGGGGCGCGACAGCGCTCGCCGTCGCGGTGGCGCCGCTGCTCATCGTCGCCGAACAAGGGCGCCAATGGGGTTGGAGCTCCGGGCTCTCGATTCTCTGCTACGTGATCGGCGTGCTCGGTATCGCCGCGTTCATCTGGATCGAGCACAAGATGGGCGACGACGCGCTGATTCCGTTGCGCGTCTTCCAGAACCGGGTGTTCAGCCAGGGCATCATCATCTCGGTCGTCATCGGTGCCGTCATGTTCGGCGGAATCTCGATGCTGCCGCAGTACTTTCAGGTCCTCCGCGGATCGAGCCCGATGGTCGCCGGGTTGCAGATGCTGCCCATGGTGCTCGGTCTCATGACCGGCTCGATCCTGTCGGGCCAGCTGATCTCCCGTACCGGCCGCTACAAGATCTTCACGATCATCGGCGCGGTGCTGATCACCGCCGCCACCTTTCTGCTGCACCTGGTCGGCACCGACACCCCGGTCTACCTGGTCATGCTGATGGCGGCGCTGCTCGGTTTCGGTCTCGGCAACCTGATGCAGCCGATCACCCTGGCCATGCAGAACATCCTGCCGCCCACGGACATGGGCCTGTCCACCGGTACCGCCACCTTCTTCCGCCAGATCGGCGGGACACTCGGCGTCGCGGTCTTCTTCTCGATGCTGTTCTCGTTCATGGGGCCGAGCATCCAGGACGAGATGGTCGCCGCGGCAGCCCAGCCCGAGTACCGGGCCGCGGTCGTGGAGGCCTCCCAGAGCAGCGACCCGCAAGTCAGCGCGTTCGGACAGTCGCTCATCGCGGCCGCGCAGAACCCCGGCGCCGCGGCCGGATCGTCGGACAGCGTCATGAGTGACACCTCCGTGATCGAGAAGCTGCCCACCGAGGTGGCACAGCCGATCAAGGAGGGCTTCGCCGACTCGATGGACCGCGTGTTCCTGGCGGTGTCGATCATCTCGCTGCTGGCCATCATCGGCACGATCACGTGGAAGGAACTCCCGCTGCGCCAAGGGCGCCCGATCGGTGCACCGGGGTCGACGCCCGCCTCGTGA